A single window of Luteipulveratus halotolerans DNA harbors:
- a CDS encoding LpqB family beta-propeller domain-containing protein, with protein sequence MRRVLGAVLIAVLVTGCGGIPDHSGVVPRQEIGRAPDEPQVDVQPEVPTPGGTPAQIAAGFVYAHTGIDDRQSTAKEFLTPAAVKEWNPDQGIAVLRNGSLAVEQQGTQVTVTATVIATVSADGRMTQLVRPTASTLRLPLQRVSGEWRVSSVPHGLGLWLTSSSFDNLYQQRTIYYGAANEQKVLVPDQRWLPKRGSITSMTKAVLSPPAPWFTSSVRRSVPASTQLVGSVPVSSTGVATISLSEDALLAAPQDRATLWAAMVETLKDITQVSRVEITVNGAPFPAPGVSADALSADDIGYRVVAPAYQSVIVRDADGLHWDDQRRNDISRPQRGQPDLGDLPAIGTNWHWLAADGKTQEIAGVSGDNRTVGRWIGGRLHQVPPFGRQLVRPAYDGVNGLWVAGQSLGTDNAAPGKPAAAAGPATIWVINTRRPAVSVQPEPIVVPGLEGKDIVSVAVAPDGQRAALVLRDRTTQATVVQVYGVVRDRDDQAVRLTTPRALNASILAASDVSWIDGTTVAVLGRVSSDPGVVQPVRVPLNDTAEALGAVPGAQQVVGGTASQFSMAVITNRNTIVTRRGSSWDAIAEGSDLVVPAP encoded by the coding sequence ATGAGACGCGTGCTCGGCGCGGTGCTGATCGCCGTGCTGGTGACCGGCTGCGGCGGCATCCCGGACCACTCCGGGGTGGTGCCGCGGCAGGAGATCGGCCGCGCACCCGACGAGCCGCAGGTCGACGTCCAGCCCGAGGTCCCGACGCCCGGCGGCACGCCGGCACAGATCGCGGCGGGGTTCGTCTACGCCCACACCGGCATCGATGACCGGCAGTCGACGGCGAAGGAGTTCCTCACTCCGGCGGCGGTGAAGGAGTGGAACCCCGACCAGGGCATCGCAGTTCTGCGCAACGGGTCGCTCGCCGTCGAGCAGCAGGGCACGCAGGTCACGGTCACCGCCACCGTCATCGCCACCGTGTCGGCCGACGGTCGGATGACCCAGCTGGTCCGGCCCACCGCCTCGACGCTGCGGCTCCCTCTGCAACGGGTGAGCGGTGAGTGGCGGGTGTCGTCGGTGCCACACGGCCTGGGGCTGTGGCTGACGTCGTCCAGCTTCGACAACCTCTACCAGCAGCGCACGATCTACTACGGCGCTGCCAACGAGCAGAAGGTCCTGGTTCCTGACCAGCGTTGGCTGCCCAAGCGCGGCAGCATCACCTCGATGACCAAGGCCGTGCTGTCGCCTCCGGCGCCGTGGTTCACCTCATCCGTACGCCGGTCGGTGCCTGCCAGCACGCAGCTGGTGGGTTCGGTGCCGGTGTCCTCGACCGGCGTGGCGACGATCTCCTTGTCCGAGGACGCGCTGCTGGCGGCGCCGCAGGACCGCGCGACCCTGTGGGCGGCGATGGTCGAGACGCTCAAGGACATCACGCAGGTGAGCCGCGTCGAGATCACCGTCAACGGTGCTCCGTTCCCTGCTCCCGGTGTGAGCGCCGACGCCTTGAGCGCCGACGACATCGGATACCGCGTGGTCGCGCCGGCCTACCAGTCGGTCATCGTGCGGGACGCCGACGGCCTGCACTGGGACGACCAGCGGCGCAACGACATCTCACGGCCTCAGCGTGGCCAGCCGGACCTCGGTGACCTCCCCGCGATCGGCACCAACTGGCACTGGCTCGCGGCCGACGGCAAGACCCAGGAGATCGCCGGCGTCTCGGGTGACAACCGGACGGTCGGCCGCTGGATCGGTGGCCGGCTGCACCAGGTCCCACCGTTCGGACGACAGCTGGTGCGACCGGCGTACGACGGTGTCAACGGACTGTGGGTCGCGGGCCAGTCGCTCGGCACGGACAACGCTGCGCCGGGCAAGCCGGCGGCCGCGGCGGGCCCGGCCACGATCTGGGTGATCAACACCCGCCGACCCGCAGTGAGCGTGCAGCCCGAGCCGATCGTCGTACCCGGGCTGGAGGGCAAGGACATCGTGTCGGTGGCCGTGGCGCCCGACGGACAGCGCGCGGCGCTCGTGCTGCGCGACCGCACGACCCAGGCGACGGTCGTGCAGGTCTACGGTGTCGTGCGCGACCGTGACGACCAGGCCGTGCGGCTCACCACCCCGCGTGCGCTCAACGCCTCGATCCTGGCTGCCTCCGACGTCAGCTGGATCGACGGCACCACGGTCGCGGTCCTCGGGCGGGTCAGCTCCGACCCCGGGGTCGTGCAGCCGGTGCGGGTGCCTCTCAACGACACGGCCGAGGCGCTGGGCGCGGTGCCGGGTGCGCAGCAGGTCGTGGGTGGCACCGCGTCGCAGTTCAGCATGGCCGTCATCACCAACCGCAACACCATCGTGACCCGGCGAGGCAGCTCGTGGGACGCGATCGCCGAGGGCTCGGACCTGGTCGTCCCGGCGCCCTAG
- the mtrB gene encoding MtrAB system histidine kinase MtrB yields MSSTAGSDGAAHRQATAAEPSWEHRLRLVSMRARWRLGRLLRKVLRPWRRSLLVRVMTVTVLLGSLVSFALGTFMYQRIADGLVDAKMASAEQDAYARLSEAQDTIDSAPNTDPDTLRQVALDLSTKLRAPDGSRQVVLIPGRQHSGVGVGSFNSTGADLRWVPQKIRDAIQDDDTHQQATMTRVTTPVSADDPTPGTRTVPAVVIGSRVELLTAGEYDLFFIYPMNQEVNTLDIVRNSFLLGGLLLLALLGGLAFMVTRMVVAPVRSARYVAERLSAGALNERMQVRGEDDLARLATSFNAMADNLQRQIRQLEELSEVQQRFTSDVSHELRTPLTTIRMAGDLIHQSREAFTPPVARSSELLLRELDRFESLLADLLEISRFDAGAAALEVEEVDLRDVVRRVLEATRTIADRNGVRVRLQAADPCRAEMDQRRVERIVRNLVTNALEHAEGGPVDVVVGVNSTAVAVSVRDYGVGLRPGEASMVFNRFWRADPARARTTGGTGLGLSIALEDARLHRGWLQAWGELGEGSCFRLTLPLTTSTAISRSPTRLVDEGRAIERGEDPTDARPAIVVRDTGGDR; encoded by the coding sequence ATGTCGAGCACCGCAGGCTCTGACGGTGCCGCCCACCGGCAGGCGACGGCGGCCGAGCCGTCCTGGGAGCACCGCCTCCGGCTGGTGTCGATGCGCGCCCGCTGGCGGCTGGGCCGACTGCTGCGCAAGGTGCTGCGGCCCTGGCGTCGTTCTCTGCTCGTCCGGGTCATGACCGTGACAGTCCTGCTCGGGTCACTGGTGTCGTTCGCGCTCGGCACGTTCATGTACCAACGCATCGCCGACGGCCTGGTCGACGCCAAGATGGCCTCCGCCGAGCAGGACGCCTACGCGCGCCTGTCCGAGGCCCAGGACACGATCGACAGTGCGCCCAACACCGACCCCGACACGCTGCGGCAGGTCGCGCTCGACCTGTCGACCAAGCTGCGCGCGCCCGACGGCTCCCGCCAGGTCGTGCTGATCCCCGGCAGACAGCACAGCGGTGTCGGGGTCGGCAGCTTCAACTCCACGGGCGCCGACCTGCGCTGGGTGCCGCAGAAGATCCGCGACGCCATCCAGGACGACGACACCCACCAGCAGGCGACGATGACCCGGGTCACGACGCCGGTGAGTGCGGACGACCCGACTCCGGGCACGCGTACGGTCCCGGCGGTGGTGATCGGCTCGCGGGTCGAGCTGCTCACGGCCGGCGAGTACGACCTGTTCTTCATCTACCCGATGAACCAGGAGGTCAACACCCTCGACATCGTCCGCAACTCCTTCCTGCTCGGCGGCCTGCTACTGCTCGCGCTGCTCGGTGGGCTGGCGTTCATGGTCACCCGCATGGTCGTCGCGCCGGTGCGTTCGGCCCGCTACGTCGCCGAACGGCTCAGCGCAGGTGCGCTCAACGAGCGCATGCAGGTGCGCGGCGAGGACGACCTCGCGCGCCTCGCGACGTCGTTCAACGCGATGGCCGACAACCTGCAGCGGCAGATCCGTCAGCTCGAGGAGCTGTCCGAGGTGCAGCAGCGGTTCACCTCCGATGTGTCGCACGAGCTGCGGACCCCGCTCACCACGATCCGGATGGCCGGAGACCTCATCCACCAGAGCCGTGAGGCGTTCACGCCACCGGTCGCCCGGTCCTCCGAGCTGCTGCTGCGTGAGCTCGACCGGTTCGAGTCGCTGCTGGCCGATCTGCTCGAGATCAGCCGTTTCGACGCCGGAGCGGCGGCCCTGGAGGTCGAGGAGGTCGACCTGCGCGACGTCGTACGCCGGGTCCTGGAGGCCACCCGCACCATCGCCGACCGCAACGGGGTCCGCGTACGCCTGCAGGCTGCCGACCCGTGCCGGGCCGAGATGGATCAGCGGCGTGTCGAGCGGATCGTGCGCAACCTGGTGACCAATGCGCTCGAGCACGCCGAGGGCGGGCCGGTCGACGTGGTCGTCGGCGTCAACTCGACCGCCGTCGCGGTGTCGGTGCGCGACTACGGCGTCGGCCTGCGTCCGGGTGAGGCGTCGATGGTGTTCAACCGGTTCTGGCGGGCCGACCCCGCACGAGCCCGGACCACGGGTGGAACGGGTCTCGGGCTGTCGATCGCGCTCGAGGACGCCCGGCTGCACCGCGGTTGGCTGCAGGCGTGGGGCGAGCTGGGTGAGGGGTCCTGCTTCCGCCTGACGCTGCCGCTCACCACCTCCACCGCGATCTCGCGGTCGCCGACGCGGCTGGTCGACGAGGGGCGCGCCATCGAGCGCGGTGAGGACCCCACCGATGCCCGCCCGGCGATCGTCGTACGAGACACGGGTGGTGACCGATGA
- the mtrA gene encoding MtrAB system response regulator MtrA produces MKGRVLVVDDDPALAEMLGIILHSEGLEVTHCADGSTAVQAFRDSKPDVILLDVMLPGIDGIEVCRRIRGESGVPIIMLTARTDTVDVVVGLESGADDYVNKPFKPQELVARVRARLRRGDEPEPERLDVGDLTIDVAGHTVKRDGTPISLTPLEFDLLVALARKPWQVFTREVLLEQVWGYRHAGDTRLVNVHVQRLRSKIEKDPERPEIVLTVRGVGYKAGSS; encoded by the coding sequence GTGAAGGGCCGCGTACTCGTCGTCGATGACGACCCCGCACTCGCCGAGATGCTCGGCATCATCCTGCACAGCGAGGGCCTGGAAGTCACGCACTGCGCCGACGGCAGCACCGCCGTCCAGGCTTTCCGCGACAGCAAGCCCGACGTGATCCTGCTCGACGTCATGCTGCCGGGCATCGACGGCATCGAGGTGTGCCGTCGTATCCGCGGCGAGTCCGGTGTCCCGATCATCATGCTGACCGCTCGCACCGACACCGTCGACGTCGTCGTCGGGCTCGAGTCGGGCGCCGACGACTACGTCAACAAGCCGTTCAAGCCGCAGGAGCTCGTCGCGCGCGTACGAGCACGGTTGCGTCGGGGTGACGAGCCCGAGCCCGAGCGCCTCGACGTCGGCGACCTGACCATCGACGTCGCCGGCCACACGGTCAAGCGCGACGGCACCCCGATCTCGTTGACGCCGCTGGAGTTCGACCTGCTGGTCGCGCTCGCGCGCAAGCCCTGGCAGGTCTTCACCCGTGAGGTGCTCCTGGAGCAGGTCTGGGGCTACCGCCACGCCGGTGACACCCGGCTGGTCAACGTCCACGTGCAGCGGCTGCGGTCCAAGATCGAGAAGGACCCCGAGCGCCCTGAGATCGTGCTGACCGTCCGCGGCGTCGGCTACAAGGCGGGTTCGAGCTAG
- the ahcY gene encoding adenosylhomocysteinase has protein sequence MSFDHKVRDLSLAEAGRHQLRLAEHEMPGLMSLRAEYAGEAPLKGAKIAGSLHMTVQTAVLIETLTALGAEVRWASCNIYSTQDEAAAAAVVGPDGTPEDPKGVPVFAWKGETLEEYWDCTNEILTWPGGEGPNMILDDGGDATMLVHKGREWEAAGQVPPTTEEDSEEFSVFKALVRKALAEDPQKWTKIAEGIKGVTEETTTGVHRLYELAKAGELLFPAINVNDSVTKSKFDNKYGCRHSMIDGLNRATDVLIGGKVAVVAGYGDVGKGCAQSLAGQGARVVVTEIDPICALQAAMEGFQVTTMDKAVEYGDIFVTTTGNFDVITAEHMSKMKNKAIVSNIGHFDNEIDMAGLAKIPGITKVEIKPQVHEWTFSDGRSIIVLSEGRLMNLGNATGHPSFVMSNSFANQTIAQIELFTKGDDYVQDGKPVVATLPKHLDEKVARAHLGALGVELTELSKKQAEYIGVDVAGPYKPEHYRY, from the coding sequence ATGTCGTTCGATCACAAGGTTCGCGACCTGAGCCTGGCCGAGGCCGGCCGGCACCAGCTGCGACTGGCCGAGCACGAGATGCCGGGCCTGATGTCGCTGCGCGCTGAGTATGCGGGTGAGGCGCCGTTGAAGGGTGCCAAGATCGCCGGCTCGCTGCACATGACCGTGCAGACCGCCGTGCTCATCGAGACGCTGACCGCTCTCGGCGCCGAGGTCCGCTGGGCCTCCTGCAACATCTACTCCACTCAGGACGAGGCCGCTGCCGCTGCGGTCGTCGGCCCCGACGGCACGCCCGAGGACCCCAAGGGCGTCCCGGTCTTCGCCTGGAAGGGCGAGACGCTCGAGGAGTACTGGGACTGCACCAACGAGATCCTCACCTGGCCCGGCGGCGAGGGCCCCAACATGATCCTCGACGACGGCGGCGACGCCACGATGCTGGTCCACAAGGGCCGCGAGTGGGAGGCCGCCGGTCAGGTGCCGCCCACCACCGAGGAGGACTCCGAGGAGTTCAGCGTCTTCAAGGCGCTCGTGCGCAAGGCCCTCGCCGAGGACCCGCAGAAGTGGACGAAGATCGCCGAGGGCATCAAGGGCGTCACCGAGGAGACCACCACCGGTGTCCACCGCCTGTACGAGCTCGCCAAGGCCGGTGAGCTGCTCTTCCCCGCGATCAACGTCAACGACTCGGTCACCAAGTCCAAGTTCGACAACAAGTACGGCTGCCGCCACAGCATGATCGACGGCCTCAACCGCGCCACCGACGTGCTCATCGGCGGCAAGGTCGCCGTCGTCGCGGGTTACGGCGACGTGGGCAAGGGCTGCGCCCAGTCGCTCGCGGGCCAGGGTGCACGCGTCGTCGTCACCGAGATCGACCCCATCTGCGCGCTGCAGGCCGCGATGGAGGGCTTCCAGGTCACCACGATGGACAAGGCCGTCGAGTACGGCGACATCTTCGTCACCACGACCGGCAACTTCGACGTCATCACCGCCGAGCACATGTCGAAGATGAAGAACAAGGCGATCGTGTCCAACATCGGTCACTTCGACAACGAGATCGACATGGCCGGTCTGGCCAAGATCCCGGGCATCACGAAGGTCGAGATCAAGCCGCAGGTGCACGAGTGGACGTTCTCCGATGGTCGGTCGATCATCGTGCTGTCCGAGGGTCGCCTGATGAACCTCGGCAACGCCACGGGCCACCCGAGCTTCGTGATGTCCAACTCGTTCGCCAACCAGACGATCGCCCAGATCGAGCTGTTCACCAAGGGCGACGACTACGTCCAGGACGGCAAGCCCGTCGTGGCGACGCTGCCCAAGCACCTCGACGAGAAGGTCGCCCGCGCCCACCTCGGTGCGCTGGGTGTCGAGCTCACCGAGCTGTCCAAGAAGCAGGCCGAGTACATCGGTGTCGACGTGGCCGGCCCGTACAAGCCGGAGCACTACCGCTACTGA
- a CDS encoding DinB family protein: protein MTTPDPITPDTKDWTWVLQKACPDCGFEAGSVQPEQVGPLVLELTQPWPAVLQRADARDRRTAGVWSDLEYACHVRDVCRLFEQRTRLMLEQDEPTFDNWDQDVTAAESRYAEQDPSAVADELREAASSYARGYDTVTEPEWQRTGLRSNGSEFTVLTLAQYGLHDLRHHLHDVDASVAG, encoded by the coding sequence ATGACGACGCCTGACCCCATCACGCCGGACACCAAGGACTGGACATGGGTGCTGCAGAAGGCCTGCCCTGACTGCGGATTCGAGGCCGGCTCCGTCCAGCCCGAGCAGGTCGGACCTCTCGTCCTGGAGCTCACCCAGCCGTGGCCGGCGGTGCTGCAGCGCGCCGACGCGCGCGACCGGCGTACGGCCGGGGTGTGGTCGGACCTGGAGTACGCCTGCCACGTGCGCGACGTCTGCCGTCTGTTCGAGCAGCGCACCCGGCTGATGCTGGAGCAGGACGAGCCGACGTTCGACAACTGGGACCAGGACGTCACGGCCGCCGAGAGCAGGTACGCCGAGCAGGACCCGTCAGCCGTCGCCGATGAGCTGCGCGAGGCCGCGAGCTCGTACGCCCGTGGCTACGACACCGTCACCGAGCCGGAGTGGCAGCGGACGGGTCTGCGTTCCAACGGGTCGGAGTTCACGGTGCTGACGCTCGCGCAGTACGGCCTGCACGACCTGCGCCATCACCTCCACGACGTCGACGCGTCAGTCGCCGGCTGA
- a CDS encoding metallophosphoesterase family protein, which produces MSRLDRIALISDVHGNLTALEAVLADIDARGITTIYNLGDYVGKGPRGQACVDLCQQRCEVNVQGNWDDFLPDKADAPEGSAIRWWHDELRPEQRAWLKALPFCHDFVMSGRQIRLFHASSDSVHHRVRFDHDGEEFFAMFASTAATGDGPAPTVVGYGDTHDAFCETDFGLTLFNTGSVGNSLDETTPHYVVLEGVLGGTQPAPFGISFVRVPYDVEAELAVSAALGAPEHDLYVSELRDGVYRGDVRSGQARRYHRAPAHRPSEERSDDDA; this is translated from the coding sequence GTGAGCCGACTCGACCGCATCGCCCTCATCTCCGACGTCCACGGCAACCTCACGGCGCTCGAGGCGGTGCTCGCCGACATCGACGCGCGCGGCATCACCACGATCTACAACCTCGGTGACTACGTCGGCAAGGGGCCGCGCGGTCAGGCGTGCGTCGACCTGTGCCAGCAGCGGTGTGAGGTCAACGTCCAGGGCAACTGGGACGACTTCCTGCCCGACAAGGCCGACGCACCCGAGGGCAGCGCGATCCGGTGGTGGCACGACGAGCTGCGGCCCGAGCAGCGTGCCTGGCTGAAGGCGCTGCCGTTCTGCCACGACTTCGTGATGAGCGGTCGGCAGATCCGGCTCTTCCACGCCTCGTCCGACTCCGTCCACCACCGCGTGCGGTTCGACCACGACGGTGAGGAGTTCTTCGCGATGTTCGCCAGCACTGCTGCGACCGGTGACGGACCCGCGCCCACGGTCGTGGGCTACGGCGACACCCACGACGCGTTCTGCGAGACCGACTTCGGGCTGACGTTGTTCAACACCGGCAGCGTCGGCAACAGCCTCGACGAGACGACGCCGCACTACGTCGTCCTGGAGGGGGTGCTCGGCGGCACGCAGCCGGCACCCTTCGGGATCTCCTTCGTGCGCGTCCCGTACGACGTCGAGGCCGAGCTGGCGGTGTCGGCCGCCCTCGGGGCGCCCGAGCACGACCTCTACGTGAGCGAGCTGCGCGACGGGGTCTACCGTGGCGACGTGCGGTCCGGCCAGGCGCGCCGCTACCACCGCGCCCCGGCGCACCGACCCTCAGAGGAGCGTTCCGATGACGACGCCTGA
- a CDS encoding DUF808 domain-containing protein, with protein MAGGLAALLDDVAALARAAAASIDDVSAAATRASVKATGVVVDDTAVTPRYVEGIDPKRELPIIRKIAIGSIRNKLLIILPAIMLLSEFLPWIVMPILMIGGCYLAFEGAEKLWEAIRGGHVEESNAGKSEEQIASGAIRTDFILSSEIMVISLKEVEVESFWSRLIILIVVAFIITALVYGVVALIVKMDDVGLRLREKSGKAAQRIGDLLVQGMPKVLSVLSTVGIAAMLWVGGHILLMALDDIGWHWPYEQVHHLEHSVHDATGGLGGALGWLTNTLCSAIVGLVVGAVIVAVMHVIPHKTKGEHGDAAEAGAHSTPGTEATAQVQADRGTTPAAGATQVYDEGTATS; from the coding sequence ATGGCCGGCGGTCTCGCAGCACTCCTGGACGACGTCGCAGCGCTCGCGCGAGCGGCGGCGGCCTCCATCGACGACGTGAGCGCTGCCGCGACCCGCGCCAGTGTCAAGGCGACCGGCGTGGTCGTCGACGACACGGCAGTGACACCGCGCTACGTCGAGGGCATCGACCCCAAGCGTGAGCTGCCGATCATCAGGAAGATCGCGATCGGCTCGATCCGCAACAAGCTGCTCATCATCCTGCCGGCGATCATGCTGCTGTCGGAGTTCCTGCCCTGGATCGTCATGCCGATCCTGATGATTGGCGGCTGCTACCTCGCGTTCGAGGGCGCCGAGAAGCTCTGGGAGGCCATCCGCGGCGGACACGTCGAGGAGTCCAACGCGGGCAAGAGCGAGGAGCAGATCGCCAGCGGAGCGATCCGCACCGACTTCATCCTGTCCTCGGAGATCATGGTCATCTCGCTCAAGGAGGTCGAGGTCGAGTCGTTCTGGTCGCGGCTGATCATCCTGATCGTGGTCGCGTTCATCATCACGGCGCTCGTCTACGGCGTGGTCGCACTCATCGTCAAGATGGACGACGTCGGGCTGCGTCTGCGCGAGAAGTCCGGCAAGGCCGCGCAGCGGATCGGTGACCTGCTCGTGCAGGGCATGCCCAAGGTGCTCAGCGTCCTGTCGACCGTCGGCATCGCGGCCATGCTCTGGGTCGGTGGCCACATCCTGCTGATGGCCCTGGACGACATCGGCTGGCACTGGCCGTACGAGCAGGTGCATCACCTGGAGCACTCCGTCCACGACGCGACGGGCGGTCTCGGGGGTGCGCTCGGCTGGCTCACCAACACGCTCTGCTCCGCGATCGTCGGGCTGGTCGTCGGGGCCGTGATCGTCGCGGTCATGCACGTCATCCCGCACAAGACCAAGGGCGAGCACGGCGACGCCGCAGAGGCGGGTGCACACAGCACACCTGGGACCGAGGCGACCGCACAGGTGCAGGCGGACCGTGGCACGACCCCGGCCGCCGGGGCCACCCAGGTCTACGACGAGGGCACCGCGACATCCTGA
- the mtr gene encoding mycothione reductase — protein sequence MTHFDLAIIGTGSGNSLVTPDFDDKRVAVIEEGTFGGTCLNVGCIPTKMFVYAADIADHIRESARYGVDATVDGVRWRDIRDRVFGRIDPIAQGGKDYRVNGPNTTAYLGHATFTGPRSLVVDVDGEQQEVTADQVVIAAGGHAVVPEVVRESGVPFHTSDTIMRIDELPSSLVILGGGFISAEFAHVFSALGVEVRIVTRGPGLLRAEDAEISQRFTEVAQQQWDVHLSATVDALKGDDSGVTLTLGDGTTVEGDLLLVATGREPNSAGLGLENAGVATLSDGRVQVDEFGRTTADGVWALGDISSPYQLKHVANHEARVIAHNLVHPDDLQAFDHRFVPAAVFSHPQVASVGLTEQQARDAGHDVTTKTQAYGDVAYGWAMEDTTGICKLVADRQTGQLLGAHILGKDASTVIQPAIQALSFGLGVHEMARGQYWIHPALAEVLENALLGLDVPGNA from the coding sequence GTGACGCACTTCGACCTGGCCATCATCGGCACCGGCTCCGGCAACTCCCTGGTGACGCCCGACTTCGACGACAAGCGTGTCGCGGTCATCGAGGAGGGGACGTTCGGGGGCACCTGCCTCAACGTCGGCTGCATCCCGACCAAGATGTTCGTCTACGCGGCCGACATCGCCGACCACATCCGTGAGTCGGCTCGCTACGGCGTCGACGCGACGGTCGACGGCGTCCGCTGGCGTGACATCCGTGACCGGGTGTTCGGGCGCATCGACCCGATCGCGCAGGGCGGCAAGGACTACCGCGTCAACGGCCCCAACACCACGGCCTACCTCGGGCACGCGACCTTCACCGGTCCGCGCTCGCTGGTGGTCGACGTCGACGGTGAGCAGCAAGAGGTCACAGCCGACCAGGTCGTCATTGCTGCCGGCGGCCACGCCGTCGTACCCGAGGTGGTGCGCGAGTCGGGCGTCCCGTTCCACACCAGCGACACGATCATGCGCATCGACGAGCTGCCCTCCAGCCTGGTGATCCTCGGCGGCGGGTTCATCAGCGCCGAGTTCGCCCACGTGTTCTCCGCGCTCGGTGTCGAGGTGCGCATCGTGACGCGTGGTCCCGGTCTGCTGCGGGCCGAGGACGCCGAGATCTCGCAGCGGTTCACCGAGGTCGCCCAGCAGCAGTGGGACGTACACCTGTCGGCCACGGTCGACGCGCTCAAGGGCGACGACTCCGGCGTCACGCTGACGCTGGGTGACGGCACGACCGTCGAGGGAGACCTGCTGCTCGTCGCCACCGGTCGTGAGCCCAACAGCGCCGGTCTCGGGCTCGAGAACGCAGGCGTGGCAACGCTTTCCGACGGTCGCGTGCAGGTCGACGAGTTCGGGCGTACGACGGCGGACGGCGTCTGGGCGCTCGGTGACATCAGCTCGCCGTACCAGCTCAAGCACGTCGCCAACCACGAGGCGCGCGTCATCGCCCACAACCTCGTGCACCCCGACGACCTCCAGGCGTTCGACCACCGGTTCGTGCCGGCGGCGGTGTTCTCCCACCCGCAGGTCGCCTCGGTCGGCCTCACCGAGCAGCAGGCGCGCGACGCCGGCCATGACGTGACCACCAAGACCCAGGCGTACGGCGACGTGGCGTACGGCTGGGCGATGGAGGACACCACCGGCATCTGCAAGCTGGTGGCCGACAGGCAGACCGGGCAGCTGCTCGGTGCGCACATCCTCGGCAAGGACGCCTCGACCGTGATCCAGCCCGCGATCCAGGCGCTGTCGTTCGGGCTCGGCGTGCACGAGATGGCGCGCGGTCAGTACTGGATCCACCCCGCGCTCGCCGAGGTCCTCGAGAACGCGCTGCTGGGTCTCGACGTGCCCGGCAACGCCTGA
- the kynA gene encoding tryptophan 2,3-dioxygenase codes for MSYGDYLDLDTLLSAQHPLAQPPQHDELLFIVQHQTSELWFKLVLHELRSARELLRADELAAALKRLARVKHIQSTLTEQWSVLATLTPSEYAQFRDFLATSSGFQSYQYRAVEFLLGNKNADMVRVFDHDPAAQQMLESLLHEPSLYDEFIALLARRGLPVPAELVDRDWSKPHQPNDVLAQVIRSIYEDPEHHWDVYETCEELVDLEDNFQFWRFRHLKTVERIIGSARGTGGSSGVPFLRKALELTFFPELYAVRGQIAESGRSS; via the coding sequence ATGTCCTACGGCGACTACCTCGACCTCGACACGCTCCTGTCGGCTCAGCACCCGTTGGCACAGCCGCCGCAGCACGACGAGCTGCTGTTCATCGTCCAGCACCAGACGAGTGAGCTGTGGTTCAAGCTCGTCCTGCACGAGCTGCGCTCGGCACGTGAGCTGCTGCGTGCGGACGAGCTCGCGGCCGCCCTCAAACGGCTCGCGCGGGTCAAGCACATCCAGTCGACCCTCACCGAGCAGTGGTCGGTGCTGGCGACGCTCACCCCGAGCGAGTACGCCCAGTTCCGCGACTTCCTCGCGACCTCGTCGGGCTTCCAGAGCTATCAGTACCGCGCGGTGGAGTTCCTGCTCGGCAACAAGAACGCCGACATGGTGCGGGTGTTCGACCACGACCCCGCGGCGCAGCAGATGCTGGAGTCGCTGCTGCACGAGCCGAGCCTGTACGACGAGTTCATCGCCCTGCTCGCACGCCGCGGGCTGCCGGTGCCGGCCGAGCTCGTCGACCGTGACTGGAGCAAGCCGCATCAGCCGAATGACGTTCTGGCGCAAGTGATCCGGTCGATCTACGAGGACCCCGAGCACCACTGGGACGTCTACGAGACGTGCGAAGAGCTGGTCGACCTCGAGGACAACTTCCAGTTCTGGCGCTTCCGTCACCTCAAGACCGTCGAGCGCATCATCGGGTCGGCTCGCGGCACCGGTGGCAGCAGTGGCGTGCCGTTCCTGCGCAAGGCGCTGGAGCTGACGTTCTTCCCCGAGCTGTACGCCGTGCGCGGGCAGATCGCCGAGAGCGGCCGCTCGTCCTGA